From one Rhizobium sp. CIAT894 genomic stretch:
- a CDS encoding sialate O-acetylesterase, translating to MRKTLTVGLIAMIAMYFLGGMSARHEIFPWPQLSALRKMVGGQKAAAPSRYKFDDKERLIGDETKTPVTCPVQTDRTAVLLILGQSNAANDGGQRHRSNYGPHVVNAFDSKCFIAASPLLGSTDTKGEYWTLLGNDLIASGQNDSVVLAPLAYSGSPVARWATGGDINPVLIDTIKQLQDSGYRITSVLWVQGEADLVLGTTAQAYQERFISMVDTLRQHGVEAPVYISIASKCLEPSNGGFKEHIPDNAIVQAQVALSKSGHGIREGVNSDALLDGDDRYDDCHIGGSGAEKVSRAWLNILGGDRRLETSR from the coding sequence ATGCGCAAAACGCTCACAGTCGGCCTGATCGCCATGATTGCTATGTACTTTCTCGGCGGCATGAGCGCGAGACATGAGATCTTTCCCTGGCCGCAACTTTCCGCGCTGAGAAAAATGGTTGGCGGACAGAAGGCAGCAGCTCCAAGCCGTTACAAGTTCGACGACAAGGAACGATTGATCGGGGATGAAACAAAAACGCCTGTGACCTGCCCGGTTCAAACGGATCGAACTGCTGTCCTGCTCATTCTCGGCCAATCGAACGCGGCCAATGACGGTGGACAACGGCACCGGTCGAATTATGGCCCTCACGTCGTCAACGCCTTTGACAGCAAGTGCTTCATCGCGGCGTCGCCCCTTCTTGGATCGACCGATACCAAGGGAGAGTACTGGACGCTGCTTGGCAATGATTTGATCGCATCGGGGCAAAATGACAGCGTCGTCCTCGCGCCTCTCGCCTATTCCGGATCTCCGGTCGCACGATGGGCGACAGGCGGTGACATCAATCCCGTGCTGATCGATACAATAAAACAGCTTCAGGATTCCGGTTACCGGATAACGAGCGTCCTCTGGGTGCAGGGAGAGGCGGACCTGGTTCTGGGCACCACCGCGCAGGCCTACCAGGAACGTTTCATATCGATGGTCGACACATTGCGTCAGCACGGCGTCGAAGCTCCCGTTTACATTTCGATCGCATCGAAATGCCTGGAGCCGAGCAACGGCGGCTTCAAGGAGCATATTCCGGACAATGCGATCGTGCAGGCGCAGGTGGCCCTGTCAAAAAGCGGCCACGGCATCCGCGAGGGCGTCAATTCCGACGCGCTACTCGACGGAGACGACCGCTATGACGATTGCCATATCGGGGGCTCGGGCGCGGAGAAAGTGTCGCGCGCCTGGCTGAACATTCTGGGCGGCGATCGCCGCCTGGAAACCTCGCGATAG
- a CDS encoding alpha/beta hydrolase — MSATRYLLILPLMAVIAYMALVGLVYFSQRTLLYPGAGATPVPEHANWGETVHVKTPDGEMLRGLYSQGDSDKPCVLLFFGNGDSVGNYGFLAQALAARRIGLLAISYRGYPGSTGSPSEQGLLTDGIAAFDWLSAHTGSRIVVLGRSLGTGVAVNTAGNRPAAGVILVSPYLSVLSVAQTHYPFLPVEALLKDPFRSDLNIAKVRQPKLFLHGRLDDSIPLSSGQALYRIAPEPKRMVIYDGASHNDMWNDSMIGDVIRFVEALQGNGP; from the coding sequence GTGAGCGCTACAAGGTACTTGCTGATCCTGCCGCTGATGGCGGTCATCGCCTACATGGCGCTCGTCGGGCTGGTCTATTTTTCTCAGCGAACCCTGCTTTATCCCGGAGCAGGCGCCACACCGGTTCCGGAGCATGCGAACTGGGGCGAGACGGTCCACGTCAAGACGCCCGACGGAGAGATGCTTCGGGGATTGTACAGCCAGGGCGACAGCGACAAGCCCTGCGTGCTCCTCTTTTTCGGAAACGGCGATAGCGTCGGTAATTACGGGTTCCTCGCACAGGCGCTGGCCGCGCGGAGGATCGGATTGCTGGCGATTTCCTATCGCGGCTATCCCGGATCGACCGGCTCGCCCAGCGAGCAGGGGCTGCTGACGGACGGCATCGCGGCGTTCGACTGGCTTTCGGCACACACCGGAAGCCGGATCGTTGTGCTGGGCCGGTCGCTTGGCACCGGCGTTGCCGTGAATACGGCTGGAAACAGGCCGGCCGCGGGCGTCATCCTTGTGTCTCCTTACCTGTCGGTTCTGTCGGTTGCGCAGACGCATTATCCGTTCCTGCCGGTCGAGGCTCTGCTCAAGGATCCCTTTCGCTCGGACCTCAACATCGCCAAGGTAAGACAACCGAAGTTGTTCCTCCACGGCCGGCTTGACGATAGCATCCCGCTTTCTTCAGGCCAGGCGTTGTACCGCATCGCACCCGAGCCCAAGCGGATGGTGATCTATGACGGTGCGAGTCACAACGATATGTGGAACGACAGCATGATCGGTGACGTGATCCGTTTCGTGGAAGCGCTGCAGGGAAACGGGCCGTAA
- a CDS encoding elongation factor G translates to MRCFTVLGPSQTGKSTVVEKLGSLEGAPRKSRSPYGLNLTEFTFGNEAWCALDAPGPNEALAHAQHALLASDACILCVSSAPEEAVLAAPYLRIVEASGTPCILFVNRMDEPRGRLRDVIAALQDYASHTLLLRQIPIREGDRIIGSCDLISERAWRYREGQTSALIAIPESIAEREHEARSELLEHLSEFDDWLLEELVEDREPPSDALYAISSRVLRENRIIPVLIGAASHGNGMMRLMKALRHEAPPVGILRQRLARAGNVDENKLTAVSFHAYHRQNIGKTVLVRAFGEGLRQGALLGGSGLGAVQDPANGRSSAAITPAPGDVFATVKSDHLPVPSLLTSGAAIAPPEWTEPPTPMLERILVPGSDRDENKLSETLAKLSETDRGLVVLQEEGTGAQLVRAQGPVHLRDLCRTLSDVFHIDVTDRTPSPIYRETIAKPSEVHYRHRKQTGGAGQFADVKLSIRPNERGRGFTFSETVKGGVVPRNYIPAVEAGAREAMEKGPLGFQVIDVGVTLFDGQYHAVDSSEHAFRTASKMGVRQALSEGAAVLMQPVFRSEIHIPSIYSGSLVQIVSALKGQVLGFDRDETAKGWDIFRALVPGGALDDLARALRSATQGIGYFSKTFDHFEELYGKEADAIVRAREEAGVAH, encoded by the coding sequence ATGCGCTGCTTTACCGTGCTTGGACCTTCGCAGACCGGAAAATCGACAGTGGTGGAAAAGCTCGGCTCCCTGGAGGGGGCGCCGAGAAAATCCAGGTCCCCTTATGGATTGAACCTCACGGAATTCACCTTTGGAAACGAGGCGTGGTGTGCGCTGGATGCGCCAGGACCCAACGAAGCGTTGGCGCATGCACAGCACGCGCTTCTTGCCAGCGACGCCTGCATCCTGTGCGTTTCATCGGCACCGGAGGAGGCCGTGCTCGCCGCGCCCTATCTCAGGATCGTCGAAGCCTCGGGGACGCCGTGCATCCTCTTCGTCAACCGGATGGACGAACCGAGAGGGCGGCTCAGGGACGTGATCGCCGCGCTTCAAGACTACGCCAGCCACACGCTTTTGCTTCGCCAGATCCCGATCCGCGAGGGGGACAGGATCATAGGCAGTTGCGATCTGATTTCGGAACGGGCGTGGCGCTACCGGGAAGGCCAGACTTCGGCGCTGATCGCAATCCCCGAAAGCATCGCCGAGCGCGAGCACGAAGCGCGCAGCGAGCTCCTGGAACACCTGTCCGAATTCGATGACTGGCTTCTCGAGGAATTGGTCGAAGATCGCGAGCCGCCCAGCGACGCCCTTTATGCCATTTCATCGCGGGTTCTGCGCGAAAACAGGATTATTCCAGTCCTGATCGGTGCCGCAAGTCACGGCAACGGCATGATGAGGCTGATGAAGGCGCTGCGCCACGAGGCGCCGCCGGTAGGGATTCTGAGACAGCGCCTGGCTCGTGCGGGCAATGTCGATGAAAACAAGCTGACCGCCGTGAGCTTCCATGCCTATCATCGTCAGAATATCGGCAAGACGGTGCTGGTGCGTGCGTTTGGTGAGGGACTGCGGCAAGGCGCATTACTGGGCGGCTCCGGCCTCGGCGCCGTGCAGGATCCCGCAAACGGACGGTCCAGCGCGGCGATCACGCCTGCACCGGGGGATGTCTTCGCAACGGTCAAGTCCGACCACTTGCCCGTCCCGTCGCTGTTGACATCAGGCGCGGCGATCGCCCCGCCCGAATGGACAGAGCCACCGACGCCGATGCTTGAAAGGATCCTGGTCCCGGGCAGCGACCGCGATGAAAACAAGCTCTCCGAAACGCTGGCAAAACTTTCCGAGACGGATCGCGGTCTTGTCGTTTTGCAGGAGGAAGGCACCGGCGCCCAGCTCGTCCGCGCCCAGGGCCCGGTACATCTGCGCGATCTCTGCCGAACCCTGTCCGACGTCTTCCACATCGACGTCACCGATCGAACGCCCAGCCCGATCTACCGCGAGACAATCGCGAAGCCCTCCGAGGTTCACTACCGGCATCGCAAACAGACCGGCGGTGCCGGGCAATTCGCGGATGTGAAGCTGAGCATTCGCCCCAACGAGCGCGGCCGGGGCTTCACCTTCAGCGAAACCGTCAAGGGTGGCGTCGTTCCACGCAACTACATCCCTGCCGTCGAAGCAGGCGCGCGCGAAGCGATGGAGAAAGGGCCGCTCGGGTTCCAGGTCATCGATGTCGGCGTAACGCTGTTCGATGGCCAGTACCATGCGGTCGACAGTTCGGAACACGCCTTCAGGACTGCGTCGAAAATGGGAGTGCGACAGGCGCTTTCCGAAGGGGCGGCCGTTTTAATGCAACCGGTCTTCCGCAGCGAAATTCACATTCCGTCGATCTATTCCGGCAGCCTCGTCCAGATCGTCTCCGCTCTCAAGGGTCAGGTTCTCGGCTTCGACCGGGATGAAACCGCCAAGGGATGGGACATCTTCCGGGCACTCGTTCCGGGCGGCGCACTCGACGATCTGGCGCGGGCGCTGCGCTCGGCGACGCAGGGCATTGGTTACTTTTCCAAGACCTTCGATCACTTCGAGGAGCTATACGGCAAGGAAGCGGACGCCATCGTGAGAGCACGCGAGGAAGCAGGCGTCGCACACTGA
- a CDS encoding YidB family protein, giving the protein MMSGQLKALLAVLAVAGYQNRDKIGELLRGIQNPQPADPQQAPEGQQPGGLGGLLGGLGGSGGLGGLLGGLTSGSIVSGGLGDLLKTFQQNGHGDTIDSWVKPGQNAEINDGQLAEALGPDVLNEIARNTGLSREEILGRLSRDLPKAVDDLTPQGKVPTAEEAFLSSASQATSGRPSSI; this is encoded by the coding sequence ATGATGAGCGGTCAATTGAAGGCGCTTCTCGCCGTTCTTGCCGTCGCCGGTTATCAGAACAGAGACAAGATCGGGGAGCTTCTGCGCGGCATCCAGAACCCGCAGCCGGCCGACCCGCAGCAGGCGCCTGAAGGCCAGCAGCCGGGCGGGCTTGGCGGTCTCCTCGGCGGGCTCGGGGGCTCCGGCGGTTTGGGAGGACTGCTCGGCGGGCTGACCTCCGGCAGCATCGTCAGCGGCGGTCTCGGCGATCTCCTCAAGACCTTTCAGCAGAACGGCCATGGCGACACGATCGACTCATGGGTCAAGCCCGGGCAGAATGCCGAGATCAATGACGGCCAACTGGCCGAAGCCCTCGGCCCCGATGTTTTGAACGAGATCGCCAGAAATACCGGCCTCTCGCGTGAGGAAATCCTCGGCCGGCTGAGCCGCGATCTGCCGAAGGCCGTCGACGATCTGACGCCGCAGGGGAAAGTGCCCACGGCGGAAGAGGCGTTTTTGTCTTCGGCGAGCCAGGCGACATCCGGGCGGCCGAGCAGCATCTAG
- a CDS encoding adenylate/guanylate cyclase domain-containing protein — protein sequence MTDQSLQRRLAAIVVADVVGYSRLMEADEVATLENLRELRSGVIEPAVMRHNGRIFKVVGDGFLVEFGSAVDAVEAALEMQRANTPVEASGDRRLLLRVGVNLGDVIDDGSDVLGDGVNVAARLETQAAPGGICISAGVHGEIVGKIDDRFFDAGERYLKNLTRPVHVWHWPDALQSILPLPDCPSIAVLPFTNMSGNEADAPFVDGLTEDLITDLSRTAGLFVIARNSVYGYKGKPVNVKLVAQELGVRYVLEGSARRAMGRVRINAQLIDALAGGHLWAERFDRTVEDVFELQDEVNAKIVEALVGRLTTPPPRNRPKNFEAYDLCVRARLLTEESPQTEREAYMLLQRAVRLEPSYAEALGLLAYNRWLAWTHFGEPEDPNRRMAATSAQKAVDLDPNDAGCRYVLGTILAYERRWEESEAAFAKALELDPNHADTWAAMSDISVLDGRIADGLAQIEKALRLNPYPACWYLCHLGQAQYAARDYEAATATLRRKDTYRTNSRKFLAAALAQLGHHEEARREAELFLIAHPHFTIGHWLSSQPLRDASVRDHFVEGFRKAGLPET from the coding sequence ATGACGGATCAATCTCTTCAGCGTCGTCTCGCTGCCATCGTCGTTGCCGATGTGGTGGGATATTCACGCCTGATGGAGGCTGATGAAGTCGCAACGCTTGAGAACCTCAGGGAACTCCGTTCTGGCGTTATCGAGCCGGCGGTGATGCGCCACAACGGTCGCATCTTCAAGGTCGTGGGCGACGGCTTCCTGGTCGAATTCGGCAGCGCGGTGGACGCGGTCGAAGCAGCGCTGGAAATGCAACGGGCGAACACTCCTGTCGAGGCATCCGGAGACAGGCGACTACTTTTACGTGTAGGCGTCAATCTCGGAGATGTCATTGACGATGGTTCAGACGTCCTCGGCGACGGGGTCAATGTCGCGGCGCGCCTGGAGACACAGGCCGCGCCGGGAGGTATCTGCATTTCAGCCGGCGTTCACGGCGAGATCGTCGGCAAGATCGACGACCGGTTCTTCGACGCAGGCGAACGCTACCTGAAGAACCTGACCCGCCCTGTCCATGTGTGGCATTGGCCGGATGCGCTGCAGAGCATATTGCCGCTGCCCGACTGTCCCTCGATCGCTGTATTGCCGTTCACGAATATGAGTGGGAATGAAGCCGACGCGCCCTTCGTCGACGGCCTGACCGAAGACCTGATCACCGATCTTTCCCGTACGGCCGGTCTGTTCGTCATCGCGCGCAATTCCGTCTACGGCTACAAGGGCAAGCCGGTCAACGTAAAGCTGGTCGCCCAGGAACTCGGCGTCCGCTACGTCCTGGAGGGAAGCGCCAGACGCGCAATGGGCCGTGTCCGCATCAATGCCCAATTGATCGACGCGCTTGCCGGCGGGCACTTGTGGGCCGAGCGGTTCGACCGGACGGTGGAAGATGTTTTCGAATTGCAGGATGAGGTTAACGCCAAGATTGTCGAAGCCCTCGTCGGCCGGCTGACCACCCCGCCGCCACGCAATCGGCCCAAGAACTTCGAGGCCTACGACCTGTGTGTGCGCGCCCGCCTGCTGACGGAAGAGTCGCCGCAAACCGAGCGCGAGGCCTATATGCTGCTCCAGCGCGCGGTCAGACTCGAGCCATCATATGCCGAGGCGCTCGGTCTGCTCGCCTATAACCGTTGGCTCGCCTGGACTCATTTCGGCGAGCCCGAAGATCCGAACCGTCGGATGGCGGCGACATCAGCGCAGAAGGCGGTCGACCTGGATCCCAACGATGCCGGCTGCCGTTACGTTCTGGGGACCATTTTGGCCTATGAGCGGCGATGGGAGGAATCGGAGGCGGCCTTCGCCAAGGCCCTGGAACTGGACCCCAACCACGCCGACACCTGGGCCGCCATGTCGGATATTTCAGTGCTGGACGGCAGGATTGCCGACGGACTGGCGCAGATCGAAAAAGCTCTGCGGCTCAATCCCTATCCGGCCTGCTGGTATCTTTGTCATCTTGGGCAGGCGCAATACGCCGCGCGTGACTATGAGGCGGCAACCGCGACACTCCGCAGGAAAGACACGTATCGTACCAACTCACGCAAATTCCTGGCTGCTGCGCTTGCGCAGCTGGGCCACCATGAGGAGGCGCGGCGAGAAGCAGAATTGTTCCTGATCGCCCACCCTCATTTCACGATCGGTCATTGGCTCAGCTCCCAGCCGCTGCGCGATGCATCTGTGCGAGACCACTTTGTCGAGGGCTTCCGAAAGGCTGGCCTACCGGAGACGTGA
- a CDS encoding glucose 1-dehydrogenase, with protein MAKLTGKVAVVTGASKGIGAAIAKAMAAEGAQVVVNYASSKAGADAVVEAIGAAGGKAIAVQGDVSKAEQAQGVVEAAVKEFGKLDVLVNNSGVYEFAPIDEVTEEQYRRIFDVNVLGVLLTTQAAAKHLGEGGSVINISSVVTSLGLPATAVYTGTKGAVEGINSVLAKELGPRKIRVNAILPGMVETEGTHTAGVIGSDLQQTMVAQTPLGRIGQPDDIAGIAVFLASDDARWLTGERLVASGGFR; from the coding sequence TCCAAAGGCATCGGCGCCGCGATCGCCAAGGCGATGGCGGCCGAAGGTGCGCAAGTGGTGGTCAATTACGCCTCGAGCAAGGCGGGAGCCGACGCCGTCGTCGAGGCGATCGGGGCGGCCGGCGGCAAAGCCATCGCGGTGCAGGGCGACGTTTCCAAAGCCGAACAGGCGCAGGGCGTGGTCGAGGCTGCGGTCAAGGAATTCGGCAAGCTCGACGTGCTGGTCAACAACTCCGGCGTCTATGAATTCGCGCCGATCGACGAGGTGACCGAGGAGCAATATCGCCGCATCTTCGATGTCAATGTTCTCGGCGTTCTCCTCACCACCCAGGCGGCAGCCAAGCATCTCGGCGAGGGCGGCAGCGTCATCAACATCTCCTCGGTCGTCACCAGCCTGGGCCTGCCGGCCACGGCCGTCTACACCGGCACCAAGGGCGCCGTCGAGGGCATCAACAGCGTGCTTGCCAAGGAGCTTGGCCCGCGCAAGATCCGCGTCAACGCCATTCTGCCGGGCATGGTCGAGACCGAGGGAACCCACACGGCCGGCGTCATCGGCTCGGATTTGCAGCAGACCATGGTCGCCCAGACGCCGCTCGGCCGCATCGGCCAGCCGGACGATATCGCCGGCATCGCCGTCTTCCTCGCTTCCGACGATGCCCGCTGGCTGACCGGCGAACGGCTGGTCGCAAGCGGCGGTTTCCGCTGA